The DNA sequence GGAGGGCTTGGCGATTGTAGTGGACACATCTTGGTGCATTACTAGCACAGACCAGTGGTGCCAGTGGCAAGAAGGAAGAATTATAGTTAGCCAGCTGGTAGTGCAAGTATTATAGTTTTTTGATTCaccatttttttcttatttcacaTAATCCTACCTATCCTCCTTTGTACTCTGTAGGAAGTATTCCTATGACGTTTGATGGAGGTAGCTGGTGAAGCAAACAATTTGCAAACAATTTGCATATTGTGTATTAATGATCAACCCCTATTAAAGTTTCACTAGAATTTCACTATTTATGGCTTCTGCTAAATtgtgacccaaaaaaagagagatcttAAGACAGTTAAAATAGATGAACACTAATTACTGAACAAATGCCATTCTAGTAGGATAGAAAAAGCAAGTTCAATTGGAACTATAAGTAGAGATATCTTCAGCTGCAAAAGTCTCAATCTAAAGTTTTGTGCTTTACTGTTGCTCCTGGGGTTAAAACCCAAGGCTTTGATTACTACTAACTCTGTGAAATCATTGGTTTACATGTTAATATCGACAAACACCTAATTTTTCAGGTGATTGTTGAAATTCACACCTGAAAATTCAATAGATTTCAGTTCACTAGAATGTTTGGATAGACCTATTTTGGTCTCCACTTCAACCCAAAAATTCATCCATAGTAGGTGAGTGTAAGAACAGTGGATGCTATTAAACTAGCCAAGCTACGGATTCATATCAACTTTGCCTcaaatcaattgacaaaaacCAGAATCCACACTATTGTGAGAAGGGATTTCAAAATTCTCAGGAGAAGTCATACGCAATAGCCCACAGAGGAAGGACTAACTGTTAATTTTGAGAAGCAAAACATCAATCCGTAAACGAGACATATGCAATTTTAAGCAGAATAGAGGcatcttttcattttgaatcATGAAAAGATGAATGTTTATGAACTAGGAAAACTTCGAAGTACCGGACACTGATGAAACTAAGGAGCATTGCTAATCAACaaacagagagaagaaaaaggactgACAACTATCATGGAAGAATACCAACCTGGGAACAAAGAGAGGAACAGAGCAGTCGACTGAGACCATCTTCCTCCTTACTCCACTAATTCATCTGGCCCCATCATTTGTGAACGAACCTGTGAAGTGAAGGCAATTTCTCCGACTGCTGTCTAAACTCCAGCTTGTATTAGATGAGACCAtgcacttttttatttttattttaagacCTTGTACCTGATAAGGGTGCATCAAACAGCTCTTACTAAAAACAACTGTGTCTTATCTTTGACGCGGTAATGTCATTTGATGCAAGAGCTGTTCAATGAAATGAAAAGGTAAAGATAATGATAAAGCTATTGGACGTTAAGAAAATCTTAACTTAATAAAGCCCCGATCCATTCGCGAAAAATAAggtgtttctgaaaaatattttttaaaaagtcattttcagaaaaatgacaatatttttcatgttaggttgaaacttgaaaataaattaaaaaatattttccactgtTCGGTatgaaaaattagatttgattttcttccatgcacttcttttaataatttttactgctatttatttttactttttaatttttcttttttaggaaatttgaaatatttattatttctctttttattcttttcccttCTGCTTTGGCTAGTAACCGGCCTGTGGCGAGTCGCCAACTATGGCATGTTGCCGACTGTTGCCGTGGCCGACAACTAgccaaagaagaagtgaaaagattgaagttttaaaaagaaaaagaaaaagtaaataaaaaaataattaaaaaggaaaaataatgaaGGAGTGAAGGAAAGAAggatgagaaaaatgttttccttttttcaaaaggatgaaatcattttctccattttttaatatgtttttttgcATGAGTGGaaagtgtttttcttcacttcttTATTTTCCGAAAACGAACGCCGAATAATCTAGagatcatttttctgaaataacataaataacatttaggaaacaaacgaagcctaaaaGATATGTATTTCGAAACATATCGGTCCCTGCCGACAAATCCTTCAATACGGAGCATATTTTCCCCCGCCGACAAATACTAGATATGTTTTTCATGGTTGCTCAATGTAATCTACGTATTTAGTAACATCAATTAATTTAGGCAGATAAAGTTAGCAAAAATATATGTATTATAACCTAATGAGTCGCATTGACAAAAACAAGGACagtaaaaatatatttcaaaacttCCGCACGCTACAATTCACAACATCATCCAAAAATCTGGGTAATTATTTATTCTCTTAATATCCTAAATATTATTGACTAATGTCGAAAGTTCGGGATGCCACACTGTAAGTCAATTTCCAGCTTGGTTGAACTTTTCCAGATTGGTTGAACTCTTGGAATCTGCAGAATCAGCCTCAACAGGAACAACAGCATTGGGGAAAAGAAGGGCAGCAGCATCACTCGAGTTCGATCCAGAAGCACTATCCAGATCAGGAACAACTTCTCCAGGGGAATCCACGACTCCATTAGCCACCTGAGTGAAAGACTTTGAATGTGATTATAATGTTCAGCAATTTTATAGGTTTAGTCCAGCAAAGGGGAAGGACTAACAGATAGAGAGAAACCCTACTGAAATGAAACACTAGAAAGAAAATTGTATCAAATCTAATTTCTTAACAGCCAAACCCTGGAGGGTGCATTAGATAAATGGTCGAAATGTGCTGAAAAAAGGTTCCTTACGGCATACTCCTCTCTTGACCTTTTTCATTCTGTCTACAGTCTTTTAGCTTCTTTATTTGTTTGTCCAAAGTCTTTTCTAGCTCCTACAGCCGCTTAATATGTCATAGCAGCACCTCAAAATTGAAATAGTCCAATTAATGTAGCAAAGAATATAATTAACATCAACCATGCTGGAGACCTGAAGCAAGGTTCACGTCACTAGTCACTACTATGCCAATCAGTTTAGAACAGAGGAAGGTGATACATGAACAGCAGAACGATGCGCAAAGCTAGACATGAAGTAAGACAATTCCAATAAATTAAGCCCTGTAAATCTGCTTTTGTATGGAAAAGCATTGGATATCCACCATTAAAGAGAACAACAATGAGATGGAGGAGCCTgagtaaaaaatttcaagatttttGCAGCTTTATCATAGGCAATGGAAAATCTTTATCGGAAAAGACAATTAAAGGTCAGCATCGAAGTCCATTAGGAACTAGAAACTAATTCCAGGGAAGGCTCGTAAATTAGAAGCAATACCATTATATTCAGCATAAGAGAAAGGATAGGGACCTATAAAGATCAAGAGACGCACCACTGGTTGTGAAGAACCATTAGCATGATTATTCTCCACAGTTGTAGGTTCATTTTCACATATAGAAGCCACAACAGGAGAGTAATCATCCACCGTAGTGCCATTGGATTGTATTGCTCCAAGAATAACTGGTCCAAGCTTAGCCGCACAGCGGGAGATGACCCTCTCCCCGAGCTTCCAACACGAAGGAGCGACATACTGAATGACAGTGTACACCCTGTTAGAAACTAAAGCAAACAGAAACCTCActgaaatggaaaaagagaacAATATAAtaccttattttcttttagaaCACTAGCAAGAAGAGGACTGAGAAGCCCCAAGGAGATATCCTCACTTTCACTGAGTATGTCCGTCATGATTTGCTCCACAGCCCACAATACATCATCTGTGGGATCTGACCTGGACCAAGAagagatgataaaaaaatgccaaGGTATCAAAGGTGAGTATTACGgagacaagaaaagaagaaaagatagaagTACATCAAGAACTACAATTCTTTTTAAATAAGCAATCAAATGGGAACATTGACAGAGTCTCCTCTAAAAAAAGTGTTGATATTAACACTGGAAAGACACCTTTTTCTTCAAGATGAATAGGATCACAACTTAATGCACAATATACTACAAAATCCTTACTCGGGGATTGCTTCCTTTTCATAAACATTCTACTCATATTTTCTTCACGGTCACAACATGTTACCAGTTAAAGCATGTAGTCATGTTGccaaagatgacaaaaagtgTCATGTAGAAATCATAGACATTGCCAAATTTCACACTAGTGAAACGTGAAATTGATCTTTCAATGTTAGCATCAACAGAAACGCATATCAAAAGAAGAGCCAATATATGGTACAGAAACAGGAAGACAGAATAACAAATTGAAGTAGCACTGGCAGATATACCCTAGACTCCAACTTTTGTATCCAAAGATGTAGGTTTTGTTCTTCACACccctcctccccccctcccccgggGGCTTCCCAAaaaccaaaagccaaaaaaaatcaaaaaaagaagaaaaggtaagaaattGTTACTGCTATTTCTTGAATGTTTATATTTTGATGTCAGGAGAACCTAGCCACCACAAAGTCGTTTCAAGCATGTACTCATCTTGCCAAAGATGACAAAAACTGTCACGTAGAAATCATAGATATTGCCCCATTTCACACTAATGAAAGgtgaacttaatttttcaacGTGAGCATCACCAAAAAGACACCTGAAAAGAAGAGCCAATACGATAGAGAAACAGGAAGACAGAATAACAAAATGAAGAAGGCACTGACAGATATATCTTAGAATCCACCTTCTCTATCCAAAGAGGTAGGCTTTGTTCTTAACACCTCTTTGTTACTACTATTTCTTCCTCTTCAATATTCTGATTTCAGGATAACCCAGCCACCACAAAGTCATTTATAACGGGATTTGTCATCATTGTATTCAGCGTAAGGCCAAGTGCTTAGTGCAGACCTCCCTTCATCGAGTTTAGTGGGAGATTCTATGCTTTTATTACCAAACAGAAGGTCCGAAGCACTGAGGAAAACCATGTGAACTGAACCAGATTTTCAACTATAAAAGGAGAACTGCATCGTAGATTAGCTCTGGTGAATGTAATCAGCAAATTCATAGTAACAGGCTCGACATATTTGAGTCAAAAGAAACTTACTCGAAAAATAGATAAGTCAAATTTCTACAGCAAACTTGAAGGACTCAAAAATAGCAATATTATGCTCTCGAATACGGATCAATTACAAAAAGTTCCCCACTATTTTCATCAATAGAAGAGCCTTCAGTCTTTCAAAACAAGTCTAAATCTCATACTGAAAGACGAATATAAGTTAAATAATAAATGTATCTTGGTGAGCCTTTTACCTAATGAatgcccagaaattttgaaacatctGGACAACTAGTGTGTCGCATTTAAGGTCAAGCATAAGAAGGCATGCTTTGACCCGTGCAACAGTCTCAAGTATGGAGAGGGCCTTCTCATAAAATTGCGTGGATGCCTGAGATAACTTCGAAAATGACTCCACAATTAACTCAAAAATCACCTGCACATCGATGAAATGAATTGACATGAAAACCATTCGATACCAACAGGCTaatattttctggaattaaaagTGCTGACTGCATCAAAATCGCCATTTTAAAGTATGATATCAGATATTACACCTTCATCTGGTCATCATTGTACGGTTCTTCAGGCGCACTTATCCTCATAATTTCACTGAGGCAATATGCCACAGATACTCTGACACCCTCAACAGAATGTTTCAAAAGAGAATCAGCAATTAGTGCCTTCATGACTGGAAGAAGGGAATCTAGGCGAGGGATTGATTGTCCTTGATCTACGTTAGCTAACAGATCCTCAGCATCCTGAAATGTAGTGGAAGATGTAAGGCAAAGCAAACAGTTACTTTTATGGAAAGAGCAACAACATTGGATGATAAGAGAAATGCTTCCAAAATCATGAGAGAGAAGGCAAACTCAATGAAAACAGTAAAGAGGAGGTTAGGTGATGTCATTTaacagataaaaaaatcatcaagtgTATGgggggatggaaaaatataagtAGAAAACAGACTTTTGAAGCTCATGGTGGCACAAACTATCATTATGCAAAGAAGCAAATGCTAAAGAAACATTAACAACGACGAGCTATTAAATAAAGCAACCAGTTACCTCCACAACCAAagacaaataaataattaaaaacacGATACCTTATAATTTATCATTTAGAACAGAGTTTGAAAGGCACCATTCGACCTTAAGTAGAAGGTAGATATTATCTGAATCAGGCCCCCATATAAAATCTATCTACCAGATAAATTAACATATCTGCCTCGATTATTTACTGATGGTTCTGGACAGGTTCCAATGGCCAGCGT is a window from the Rhodamnia argentea isolate NSW1041297 chromosome 8, ASM2092103v1, whole genome shotgun sequence genome containing:
- the LOC115728847 gene encoding sister chromatid cohesion protein PDS5 homolog D-like isoform X3 translates to MKALIADSLLKHSVEGVRVSVAYCLSEIMRISAPEEPYNDDQMKVIFELIVESFSKLSQASTQFYEKALSILETVARVKACLLMLDLKCDTLVVQMFQNFWAFIRSDPTDDVLWAVEQIMTDILSESEDISLGLLSPLLASVLKENKYVAPSCWKLGERVISRCAAKLGPVILGAIQSNGTTVDDYSPVVASICENEPTTVENNHANGSSQPVSFTQVANGVVDSPGEVVPDLDSASGSNSSDAAALLFPNAVVPVEADSADSKSSTNLEKFNQAGN
- the LOC115728847 gene encoding sister chromatid cohesion protein PDS5 homolog D-like isoform X2, whose translation is MLQHDAEDLLANVDQGQSIPRLDSLLPVMKALIADSLLKHSVEGVRVSVAYCLSEIMRISAPEEPYNDDQMKVIFELIVESFSKLSQASTQFYEKALSILETVARVKACLLMLDLKCDTLVVQMFQNFWAFIRSDPTDDVLWAVEQIMTDILSESEDISLGLLSPLLASVLKENKYVAPSCWKLGERVISRCAAKLGPVILGAIQSNGTTVDDYSPVVASICENEPTTVENNHANGSSQPVSFTQVANGVVDSPGEVVPDLDSASGSNSSDAAALLFPNAVVPVEADSADSKSSTNLEKFNQAGN
- the LOC115728847 gene encoding sister chromatid cohesion protein PDS5 homolog D-like isoform X1, translating into MAPSSSSFARPLAVQLKLVGNGLLNAPSCVDELLALLNDAEDLLANVDQGQSIPRLDSLLPVMKALIADSLLKHSVEGVRVSVAYCLSEIMRISAPEEPYNDDQMKVIFELIVESFSKLSQASTQFYEKALSILETVARVKACLLMLDLKCDTLVVQMFQNFWAFIRSDPTDDVLWAVEQIMTDILSESEDISLGLLSPLLASVLKENKYVAPSCWKLGERVISRCAAKLGPVILGAIQSNGTTVDDYSPVVASICENEPTTVENNHANGSSQPVSFTQVANGVVDSPGEVVPDLDSASGSNSSDAAALLFPNAVVPVEADSADSKSSTNLEKFNQAGN